One Microcoleus sp. AS-A8 DNA window includes the following coding sequences:
- a CDS encoding response regulator, whose amino-acid sequence MNDKQTSVLLIDDDEVDVMTVKRAFKKNNITNPLYVAANGVEALALLRSNELPKLLPGQRRLILLDLNMPKMGGIEFLRELRADSELRVLPVIVLTTSNEDKDKVEAYNLNVAGYIIKPVTFAKFVEAVATLNKYWMLSEMP is encoded by the coding sequence ATGAATGATAAACAAACCAGCGTTTTACTGATCGATGACGACGAAGTCGATGTGATGACAGTCAAACGAGCTTTTAAAAAAAACAACATTACAAATCCTTTGTACGTGGCGGCAAATGGTGTCGAAGCCTTAGCCCTATTGCGGAGCAACGAACTGCCCAAACTGTTACCCGGACAGCGAAGACTAATCTTATTGGATCTGAATATGCCCAAAATGGGTGGTATTGAGTTTCTGCGAGAGTTACGGGCTGACTCTGAACTCCGAGTTCTCCCTGTCATCGTGCTGACGACTTCCAATGAGGATAAAGATAAAGTAGAAGCTTATAATCTCAATGTTGCTGGATATATCATCAAGCCAGTAACATTTGCGAAATTTGTAGAAGCGGTGGCTACGCTGAATAAATATTGGATGCTGAGTGAGATGCCTTGA
- a CDS encoding ATP-binding protein: protein MEEIIKILVVEDDEVDRMAVSRALKRAGMRVEITAAVDCQSALDALLRPRLGEHSNDKTQGTEPADATLEEPSFDCVLLDYRLPDGDGLGLVQEVRGIGIKVPLVVLTGQGDEQLAVELMKAGASDYLAKSKLSPETLSRSVRNAVRIYRAEKEAASAGERLRESEERYRLVLEGSNDGIWDWDLTTHAIYCNDRLYEITGLSADEVVIRYDLVCQLVHPDDRIRISQAVAAHLQDNVELDVEFRLLHSSGEYRYCMARGKAWRNAQRKPFRMSGVISDITERKRAEESLRFLAEASAMLSASLDYEKTLESLARLAVPFLADLCIVDIIENGVVRRMGVAHADPTRQEQVRKLHHLYPPHLDGTHPAIKVIQTGIAILVSEMAEQEWIGATYNAEHLEIVQDMSFKSYMTVPLLVRGRTLGAISLVSTQPSRRYRPADLALAEEIARRAALSLENGQLYRETQETSENLRQAILILGEQQQQLRTLQQLTNLLNQRLTNLPGLLREMAEAVAGAIPGAQFCCIMLNNPQCDGLVLTVMAGIETEKLRLEHAFSPQGGLLSKVFSTGESQLIQTQEGESPSSQKAPAAIYAVAIESVQSGRLGVLAIGNWQDQNAFDEEDRNLLVAVGEQAAIAIDNARMIKALEEQEKRLEDQNDMLAQKNQELENQRQQLQLNNLQLLEAARLKSQFLATMSHELRTPMNAVIGFSQLLLRQRQNSLAPKQVDMMKRILDNGKHLLALINEILDLSKIEAGRLELKLETFNLMALVRATVDELRSLADERHLTLHVHNHLQNANVINDSVRLRQVLVNLLSNGIKFTEVGSVEVEVKEIAPNRLAIAVKDTGIGIAEEELGHIFEEFRQIDQTTTRRYPGTGLGLAITKSLVELMQGTIEVESQLGQGSTFRIELPRTVKPSNQSLPLTGQRVTQLGASSVEQATLTTALEKPRAGRLLY from the coding sequence ATGGAAGAAATTATCAAAATCTTGGTAGTAGAAGATGATGAAGTGGATCGCATGGCGGTGAGCCGGGCGCTGAAAAGGGCTGGAATGCGAGTCGAAATCACGGCAGCGGTTGATTGCCAGAGCGCGCTGGATGCCTTGCTGCGACCGCGCCTGGGGGAGCACAGCAACGACAAAACTCAAGGAACAGAACCCGCTGACGCCACGCTTGAAGAACCCAGCTTTGATTGTGTTCTACTCGATTATCGCCTGCCCGATGGCGACGGCTTGGGTCTGGTTCAAGAAGTCCGGGGAATTGGCATCAAAGTGCCCTTGGTGGTGCTAACGGGTCAAGGAGACGAGCAACTGGCAGTTGAACTGATGAAAGCGGGGGCATCCGACTATCTTGCTAAAAGCAAACTCTCACCCGAAACCCTTTCACGCAGCGTTCGCAATGCTGTTCGCATCTACCGAGCTGAAAAAGAGGCGGCGTCAGCCGGCGAGCGCTTGCGGGAAAGTGAAGAACGCTACCGCTTGGTACTCGAAGGTTCCAATGATGGGATTTGGGATTGGGACTTGACCACCCATGCCATCTATTGCAATGACCGCCTCTATGAAATTACTGGCTTGTCAGCCGATGAGGTGGTGATTCGTTACGATCTGGTTTGTCAGTTGGTACATCCGGATGATCGCATCAGAATTAGTCAGGCTGTCGCCGCTCACCTGCAAGATAATGTTGAACTTGATGTCGAATTTCGGCTATTGCATAGCTCTGGAGAATATCGCTATTGCATGGCACGGGGGAAAGCTTGGCGAAATGCACAAAGGAAGCCCTTCCGGATGTCAGGCGTGATCAGCGACATTACCGAACGGAAACGAGCGGAAGAATCGTTGCGATTCTTGGCGGAGGCGAGTGCGATGCTTTCAGCCTCTTTGGACTACGAAAAGACGTTGGAAAGCCTCGCCCGACTCGCCGTGCCTTTCCTAGCCGATTTGTGCATTGTCGATATTATCGAAAACGGCGTCGTGCGGCGCATGGGGGTCGCTCATGCTGACCCCACGCGGCAGGAGCAAGTCCGAAAACTGCACCATTTATACCCACCTCACCTCGACGGCACACATCCCGCGATCAAGGTGATACAGACGGGGATCGCCATCTTAGTTTCGGAAATGGCGGAGCAGGAATGGATCGGAGCTACTTACAATGCCGAACACCTGGAAATTGTACAGGACATGAGCTTCAAGTCCTATATGACTGTACCCCTTTTAGTGCGGGGGCGGACTCTGGGGGCAATTTCTTTGGTCTCTACTCAACCAAGCCGTCGCTATAGACCTGCCGACTTGGCGCTGGCAGAGGAAATCGCCCGTCGTGCGGCGTTATCCCTAGAGAATGGTCAGCTTTATCGGGAGACACAAGAGACGAGTGAAAACCTGCGTCAGGCTATTTTGATTCTAGGAGAACAACAACAGCAACTGCGAACGTTACAACAGCTTACCAATCTCCTGAACCAGCGTTTAACGAACCTGCCTGGTCTGTTGCGAGAGATGGCGGAGGCGGTGGCAGGTGCGATTCCCGGTGCCCAGTTTTGTTGCATCATGCTGAATAACCCCCAGTGCGATGGACTGGTGTTAACGGTGATGGCGGGGATTGAGACGGAAAAGCTGCGATTGGAACATGCCTTTTCGCCACAGGGGGGGTTGCTCTCTAAAGTCTTCTCGACCGGAGAATCTCAGTTAATTCAAACTCAAGAGGGTGAATCGCCGTCCTCACAGAAGGCTCCAGCGGCCATTTACGCGGTGGCGATTGAGTCGGTGCAATCGGGACGTTTAGGAGTGCTAGCGATCGGAAATTGGCAAGATCAGAATGCCTTTGATGAGGAAGACCGGAATCTGCTCGTGGCGGTCGGGGAACAAGCTGCGATCGCCATTGACAATGCTCGCATGATTAAAGCCTTGGAGGAGCAAGAAAAACGTTTAGAAGACCAAAATGACATGCTGGCTCAGAAGAATCAAGAACTGGAAAACCAGCGACAGCAGCTTCAGCTCAATAACCTGCAATTGTTAGAAGCGGCACGGCTGAAATCTCAGTTTCTCGCCACCATGTCCCATGAGTTGCGTACACCGATGAACGCGGTGATTGGGTTTTCTCAGTTGCTTTTGCGCCAGCGTCAAAACTCATTGGCACCGAAACAAGTCGATATGATGAAGCGCATTCTCGACAATGGTAAACACCTGTTGGCGCTGATTAATGAAATCCTTGACCTCTCGAAAATTGAGGCGGGACGTTTGGAGTTGAAGCTGGAAACGTTTAACCTGATGGCGTTAGTTAGGGCAACGGTGGATGAGTTGCGATCGCTGGCGGATGAGAGGCACTTAACGCTCCATGTCCACAACCATCTACAAAATGCCAATGTGATTAATGATAGCGTTCGCCTGCGCCAGGTCTTGGTCAATCTCCTCTCTAATGGGATTAAGTTTACCGAGGTGGGCAGTGTGGAGGTGGAGGTGAAGGAGATTGCTCCTAATCGCTTGGCCATTGCAGTCAAGGATACAGGCATTGGTATTGCCGAAGAGGAGTTAGGACATATTTTTGAGGAGTTCCGGCAAATTGATCAGACAACCACTCGTCGGTATCCGGGTACAGGGTTAGGGCTAGCCATTACCAAATCCTTAGTGGAGTTGATGCAGGGAACCATTGAGGTTGAGAGTCAACTCGGTCAAGGGTCTACTTTCCGCATCGAACTGCCCAGGACTGTCAAACCCTCCAACCAAAGCCTTCCTCTTACAGGCCAAAGAGTCACTCAGCTTGGAGCCAGTTCTGTAGAGCAAGCGACTTTGACTACTGCGTTGGAAAAGCCTCGTGCTGGGAGGTTACTGTATTAA